The following proteins are co-located in the Spinactinospora alkalitolerans genome:
- a CDS encoding pyridoxamine 5'-phosphate oxidase family protein encodes MDIAQTSPAADYPATARTTPTRHLERAHYDRATVHAILDADFVCHMGFVADGLPVVLPTLYARVGERLYIHGSTGSRPLRSATDGLDVCLTVTLLDELVLARSAVHHSVNYRSVVVHGRATRVTDEAELTLALDALVDHAVPGRAADCRPADAKERAKTAVLRLDLAEVSAKVRAQGVGDEPEDMDLAHWAGLIPLDRVIGTPVPDPAVPEGTALPGYLRHLG; translated from the coding sequence ATGGACATCGCACAGACCTCCCCGGCGGCCGACTACCCGGCGACCGCACGCACGACCCCGACCCGACACCTCGAACGCGCCCACTACGACCGCGCGACCGTGCACGCCATCCTGGACGCCGACTTCGTCTGCCACATGGGCTTCGTCGCCGACGGACTCCCCGTCGTCCTGCCCACCCTCTACGCCCGGGTCGGCGAGCGCCTCTACATCCACGGCTCCACCGGCAGCCGCCCCCTGCGCTCGGCCACCGACGGGCTCGACGTCTGCCTCACCGTCACCCTGCTGGACGAGCTGGTCCTGGCCCGCTCGGCGGTGCACCACTCCGTCAACTACCGCTCGGTCGTCGTGCACGGCCGCGCCACCCGGGTGACCGACGAGGCCGAACTCACCCTCGCCCTCGACGCCCTGGTCGACCACGCGGTGCCCGGCCGCGCCGCCGACTGCCGGCCCGCCGACGCCAAGGAGCGCGCCAAGACCGCCGTGCTGCGCCTGGACCTGGCCGAGGTCTCGGCGAAGGTCCGCGCCCAGGGCGTCGGCGACGAGCCCGAGGACATGGACCTGGCGCACTGGGCCGGGCTGATCCCGCTCGACCGCGTCATCGGGACCCCGGTCCCCGATCCCGCCGTGCCTGAGGGCACGGCCCTGCCCGGCTACCTCCGGCACCTGGGATAG
- a CDS encoding FUSC family protein, with product MRPKVAERPRQRVDLKALFGLASGGWAWTTAVKATAAMGLSFTCAALLLDPSTGALAALGSMTVLYEKNTPYVHRAVALALVGLGFVLSVALGSLASLTPWTAAVAIGLVAGVATWICQALRVDKPGALFFVLVCAISTIVPGGVAMVPTHAGVAAIGAGIGWLVSMTGAPFRSRHPEHRAVADAFRQLAALLRAIGTPKLDHVQHDASLAVAEAWRLVLLAQTRGYRDTPAAARLRALLRWVSDIHLAATEVSMARTEPLPAVAADFAEGLAAAVGKPELCPDPARLDEVRKGLRPRSLESRLYSHLARAAPTARKRDHEINGRGGVLYDTRYPSIADSLRSALSRDSLVRPTTLRMGITVAAAGLLGIALGADRFYWISITATAVLQGGNVVLTVNRSTQRALGTALGVFIGAGLLMLEPPLPVVIAAAAVFQGLTQLVVGRNFFYASILMTPMALLLAHTAAPYPVEQLAESRVIDTVIGSAAGMLGAVLLWRKASASRLPQTIIEVLDDARTVVTEVLDPDVRISPERRYRLRRDLRADLLSLRGVYDSAVGDVPRARTTQPLWPVVIATQRTGYLALSALALEDPPPAAHITLQRVDLAFRELRAAMQEERAPHLGALPRLVDYPRINMELRALSSSMRTAVAEDERGAEKERQLRAQREQRRAREESDADL from the coding sequence ATCCGGCCGAAAGTCGCCGAGCGGCCCCGGCAGCGGGTCGACCTCAAGGCGCTCTTCGGGTTGGCGTCGGGCGGATGGGCCTGGACCACGGCGGTCAAGGCGACCGCCGCCATGGGGCTCTCCTTCACCTGCGCCGCCCTGCTGCTGGATCCCTCGACCGGCGCCCTGGCCGCGCTGGGGTCCATGACGGTCCTGTACGAGAAGAACACCCCCTACGTCCACCGCGCCGTCGCGCTCGCGCTCGTCGGTCTGGGGTTCGTCCTCAGCGTCGCGCTCGGCTCACTGGCCTCGCTCACCCCCTGGACCGCGGCCGTCGCCATCGGGCTGGTCGCCGGGGTCGCCACCTGGATCTGCCAGGCGCTGCGGGTGGACAAGCCCGGCGCGCTGTTCTTCGTCCTGGTCTGCGCCATCTCCACGATCGTCCCCGGCGGCGTCGCCATGGTGCCGACCCACGCGGGGGTGGCCGCCATCGGTGCCGGCATCGGCTGGCTGGTGTCGATGACCGGGGCGCCCTTCCGGAGCCGGCACCCCGAGCACCGCGCGGTCGCCGACGCCTTCCGGCAGCTCGCCGCGCTGCTGCGGGCCATCGGAACGCCGAAACTGGACCACGTCCAGCACGACGCCTCGCTGGCGGTGGCCGAGGCGTGGCGGCTCGTCCTGCTCGCGCAGACCCGCGGCTACCGCGACACCCCCGCGGCGGCCCGGCTGCGGGCCCTGCTGCGCTGGGTCTCCGACATCCACCTCGCGGCCACCGAGGTCTCGATGGCCCGGACCGAACCGCTGCCCGCCGTCGCCGCCGACTTCGCCGAAGGGCTGGCCGCCGCGGTCGGCAAGCCGGAGCTGTGCCCGGACCCCGCGAGGCTGGACGAGGTCCGCAAGGGGCTGCGCCCGCGCTCCCTGGAGTCCCGGCTCTACAGCCACCTGGCCCGCGCGGCCCCGACCGCGCGCAAGCGCGACCACGAGATCAACGGGCGCGGCGGCGTGCTGTACGACACCCGCTATCCCTCCATCGCCGATTCGCTGCGCTCGGCGCTCAGCCGCGACTCGCTGGTCCGCCCGACCACGCTGCGCATGGGGATAACGGTGGCGGCGGCCGGCCTGCTGGGCATCGCCCTGGGAGCCGACCGGTTCTACTGGATCTCCATCACCGCGACGGCGGTGCTGCAGGGCGGCAACGTGGTGCTGACGGTGAACCGGTCCACGCAGCGGGCGCTGGGCACCGCCCTGGGCGTCTTCATCGGCGCCGGGCTGCTCATGCTGGAACCGCCTCTGCCCGTCGTGATCGCCGCGGCGGCGGTCTTTCAGGGGCTCACCCAGCTGGTCGTCGGCCGCAACTTCTTCTACGCCAGCATCCTGATGACGCCGATGGCGCTGCTGCTCGCCCATACCGCCGCGCCCTACCCGGTGGAGCAGCTGGCCGAGTCGCGCGTCATCGACACCGTGATCGGCTCGGCCGCGGGCATGCTCGGCGCTGTGCTGCTGTGGCGCAAGGCGTCGGCGTCGCGGCTGCCGCAGACCATCATCGAGGTGCTCGACGACGCGCGCACCGTGGTCACCGAGGTGCTCGACCCCGACGTCAGGATCAGCCCGGAGCGGCGCTACCGGCTCCGCCGCGACCTGCGGGCCGACCTGCTCAGCCTGCGCGGCGTCTACGACAGCGCCGTCGGCGACGTGCCGCGCGCCCGGACCACCCAGCCGCTGTGGCCGGTCGTGATCGCGACCCAGCGGACCGGCTACCTCGCGCTGTCGGCGCTGGCCCTGGAGGATCCACCGCCGGCCGCGCACATCACGCTGCAGCGGGTGGACCTGGCGTTCAGGGAGCTGCGCGCGGCGATGCAGGAGGAGCGCGCGCCCCACCTCGGCGCGCTGCCGAGGCTGGTGGACTATCCGCGGATCAACATGGAGCTGCGGGCGCTGTCCTCGTCGATGCGCACCGCCGTGGCCGAGGACGAGCGCGGCGCGGAGAAGGAGCGGCAGCTCCGGGCGCAGCGCGAGCAGCGCCGCGCCCGGGAGGAGTCCGACGCCGACCTGTGA
- a CDS encoding cyclase family protein, with translation MTHLADLSHQIVAGMTTYPGLPAPVVEDHLSFDESRRDYAPGTEFHIGRISMVANTGTYLDTPAHRYRDGSDLADLELDKVAGLDGAVIDATERAVGPEALKGVDVAGRAVLIRTGWDRYWRTEAYGSPEHPHLTEAGAKALVEAGAALVGIDSVNIDDTSPESGGARPAHSALLAAGIPVVEHLCLLDQLPAAGFQFFAVPVKVRGLGTFPVRAFALIADR, from the coding sequence ATGACGCATCTGGCCGACCTGAGCCACCAGATCGTGGCGGGCATGACGACCTACCCGGGGCTGCCCGCGCCGGTCGTCGAGGACCACCTGTCCTTCGACGAATCGCGGCGCGACTACGCGCCCGGCACCGAGTTCCACATCGGGCGCATCTCGATGGTGGCCAACACCGGCACCTACCTGGACACCCCGGCCCACCGCTACCGCGACGGCTCCGACCTCGCCGACCTCGAACTGGACAAGGTCGCCGGGCTGGACGGGGCGGTCATCGACGCCACCGAGCGCGCGGTCGGCCCCGAGGCGCTGAAGGGGGTCGACGTCGCCGGCAGGGCGGTGCTGATCCGCACCGGCTGGGACCGCTACTGGCGGACCGAGGCCTACGGCTCGCCCGAGCACCCCCACCTCACCGAGGCGGGCGCGAAGGCGCTGGTCGAGGCGGGCGCCGCGCTCGTCGGCATCGATTCGGTCAACATCGACGACACCTCGCCGGAGAGCGGCGGCGCGCGCCCGGCGCACTCGGCGCTGCTCGCGGCCGGGATCCCCGTGGTCGAGCACCTCTGCCTGCTCGACCAGTTGCCCGCCGCCGGCTTCCAGTTCTTCGCCGTCCCGGTGAAGGTGCGCGGCCTGGGCACCTTCCCGGTGCGGGCGTTCGCCCTCATCGCCGACCGGTAG
- a CDS encoding lysophospholipid acyltransferase family protein, translated as MSLYGAVRTVIAPATRALWPLRVEGLHHIPAQGPVILASNHLSNIDPLFLGVVVPRQVLFIAKQELFAEGNPAQRAFARALRAIGQLSVDRRPGQSSQEAMDNSLKVLAEGNVFGIFPEGTRSPDGRLHRGQTGLAWLALTSGAPVVPTALSGTQRILPRGRRVPSFRRIGIRFGPPVDLSAWAGQADRARARRAATDAIMADIQRLSGQEQVPRFAASVKAELGR; from the coding sequence GTGTCGCTGTACGGGGCCGTCAGGACGGTCATCGCGCCGGCCACCCGGGCGCTGTGGCCGCTCCGGGTGGAGGGCCTGCACCACATCCCCGCACAGGGGCCGGTGATCCTGGCGAGCAACCACCTGTCCAACATCGACCCCCTGTTCCTCGGCGTGGTCGTGCCGCGCCAGGTTCTCTTCATCGCCAAGCAGGAGCTGTTCGCCGAGGGCAACCCCGCCCAACGGGCGTTCGCCCGGGCGCTGCGCGCGATCGGGCAGTTGTCGGTCGACCGCCGTCCGGGGCAGAGCTCCCAGGAGGCGATGGACAACAGCCTGAAGGTGCTCGCCGAGGGCAACGTGTTCGGGATCTTCCCCGAGGGCACGCGCTCCCCCGACGGGCGGCTCCACCGGGGGCAGACCGGCCTGGCCTGGCTTGCGCTGACCTCGGGCGCGCCCGTGGTGCCGACCGCGCTCTCCGGCACTCAGCGCATCCTGCCCCGAGGCCGCAGGGTCCCCTCCTTCCGCCGGATCGGGATCCGCTTCGGCCCGCCCGTGGACCTGTCGGCGTGGGCGGGGCAGGCCGACCGGGCCAGGGCCAGGCGCGCGGCCACCGACGCCATCATGGCCGACATCCAGCGGCTGTCCGGACAGGAGCAGGTGCCCCGGTTCGCGGCCTCGGTCAAGGCCGAACTGGGGCGCTGA
- a CDS encoding FAD-dependent oxidoreductase: protein MGIVGSGPAGIYAADLLTKDDTLTASGTPLSIDILDKLPSPYGLVRYGVAPDHPRIKQIQGALHKILDKPGIRFLGNVNYGVDLKLEDLRRHYDAIVFATGSDRDRPLDIPGADLPGSHGAADFVFWYDSHPDVRDTWKVDGSSVAVIGAGNVAVDVARILAKDADDLLATDITDNVHQGLRTKQVTDVHVFARRGIAQGKFTPMELRELDKQPGVEVIVYPEDFELDEAALAAIEESNQVKTNVKVLQNWAIRDPRGEPRRLHLHFLHRPVEILGDERVSGLRTERMELTGDGNVRGTGEFVDHEVQAVYRAIGYLGSPVADLPFDEERGVIPNDGGRVLDLDDRPVPGVYATGWIKRGPVGLIGHTKGDALETVGNLVADRASFTPAPEPDPEAFTRLLDERRVPFTTWEGWQRLEAHEESLGESRGRKRVKVLDREEMTRICRDEPA, encoded by the coding sequence GTGGGCATCGTGGGGTCGGGACCCGCGGGTATCTACGCCGCTGATCTGTTGACCAAGGACGACACCCTGACCGCTAGCGGAACGCCGCTCAGCATCGACATTCTGGACAAGCTCCCCTCCCCCTACGGGCTGGTCCGCTACGGCGTGGCGCCCGACCACCCGCGGATCAAGCAGATCCAGGGGGCCCTGCACAAGATCCTCGACAAGCCGGGGATCCGCTTCCTCGGCAACGTCAACTACGGCGTGGACCTCAAGCTGGAGGACTTGCGGCGCCACTACGACGCGATCGTCTTCGCCACGGGCTCCGACCGCGACCGCCCCCTCGACATCCCGGGGGCCGACCTGCCGGGCAGCCACGGCGCCGCCGACTTCGTCTTCTGGTACGACAGCCACCCCGACGTGCGCGACACCTGGAAGGTCGACGGCAGCAGCGTCGCGGTCATCGGCGCCGGCAACGTCGCGGTCGACGTCGCCCGGATCCTCGCCAAGGACGCCGACGACCTGCTGGCGACCGACATCACCGACAACGTGCACCAGGGGCTGCGGACCAAGCAGGTCACCGACGTGCACGTGTTCGCGCGGCGCGGGATCGCCCAGGGCAAGTTCACCCCGATGGAGCTGCGCGAGCTCGACAAGCAGCCCGGCGTCGAGGTGATCGTCTACCCAGAGGACTTCGAGCTGGACGAGGCCGCCCTCGCCGCGATCGAGGAGTCCAACCAGGTCAAGACCAACGTCAAGGTGCTGCAGAACTGGGCGATCCGCGACCCCAGGGGCGAACCGCGCCGCCTGCACCTGCACTTCCTGCACCGGCCGGTGGAGATCCTCGGTGACGAGCGCGTCAGCGGCCTGCGCACCGAGCGCATGGAGCTGACCGGCGACGGCAACGTGCGCGGCACCGGCGAATTCGTCGACCACGAGGTGCAGGCCGTCTACCGCGCCATCGGCTACCTCGGCTCCCCGGTCGCCGACCTGCCCTTCGACGAGGAGCGCGGCGTCATCCCCAACGACGGCGGCCGCGTGCTCGACCTGGACGACCGGCCCGTCCCCGGCGTCTACGCCACCGGCTGGATCAAGCGCGGCCCCGTCGGCCTCATCGGCCACACCAAGGGCGACGCCCTGGAGACCGTCGGCAACCTGGTGGCCGACCGCGCGTCGTTCACCCCCGCGCCCGAGCCCGACCCGGAGGCGTTCACCCGCCTGCTCGACGAGCGCCGGGTGCCCTTCACCACCTGGGAGGGCTGGCAGCGGCTGGAGGCGCACGAGGAGTCCCTCGGCGAGTCCCGGGGCCGCAAGCGCGTCAAGGTCCTCGACCGCGAGGAGATGACCCGGATCTGCCGCGACGAGCCGGCCTGA
- a CDS encoding penicillin-binding transpeptidase domain-containing protein, with product MDDRWPPEGGENPPAPPPDPNGDTPPYQNEDAARYAASPAEAAPPAQKPRRSRTGLLIGAVVGVVVLVLIGGGVSWYVLSMPEPEDAAASYVEAWSSGDHSAVAGLATGDGVAEAYALVAENLGVEAADVSLAGAVTDEGDTATAPFSATLTLSNAGEWSYEGELPLTRVDGEWKVDFSPAVIHPELGDGQTLTRANEWGERGRILAADGSRLDTDTASGSIQMLTGRIGTVAEEDLEDLGPAYEVGDPTGKGGIQQTYEERLAGKPATEIQAVAIGQDDSEEAEPAVVDTLGGEDGQDVTTGIDPAVQDAAAQAIIGQDEPTALVAVRPSTGEILAAANVPGGYNRAIEGQYAPGSAFKVVSYEALLNAGLSMDDTMNCPKTADVGGWPFKNAGDAAYGEQSVTEAFATSCNTALVQEVAERLDPQTFTTAAENFGMNSDLKIGVPTTQPSFPTPDSTTLLAASSIGQGRVLTSPLHMATVPAAVADGSWRSPVLVTDPAVPDQPEPHQIGNAEALRSMMRAVVTDGTAEDAGFSGEVYGKTGSAEFGTAEEGEELETHAWFVGFEDDIAFSVVVEGGGGGGSVAAPLGAKFLQGL from the coding sequence GTGGACGACAGATGGCCCCCCGAAGGCGGGGAGAACCCGCCTGCTCCGCCCCCGGATCCGAACGGCGACACCCCTCCGTATCAGAACGAAGACGCTGCGCGGTACGCCGCGTCCCCGGCCGAGGCGGCGCCCCCGGCGCAGAAGCCGCGCCGCTCCCGCACGGGCCTCCTCATCGGCGCCGTCGTCGGCGTGGTGGTCCTGGTGCTGATCGGCGGCGGGGTCTCCTGGTACGTGCTGTCGATGCCCGAGCCCGAGGACGCGGCGGCCTCCTACGTCGAGGCCTGGAGCTCCGGGGACCACTCCGCCGTGGCCGGGCTGGCCACCGGTGACGGGGTGGCCGAAGCCTACGCCCTGGTCGCCGAGAACCTGGGCGTGGAGGCCGCCGACGTCAGCCTGGCGGGCGCGGTCACCGACGAGGGCGACACCGCGACCGCACCCTTCAGCGCCACCCTCACCCTGAGCAACGCCGGGGAGTGGAGCTACGAGGGCGAACTGCCGCTCACCCGCGTCGACGGCGAGTGGAAGGTCGACTTCTCCCCCGCCGTCATCCACCCCGAACTCGGCGACGGCCAGACCCTGACCCGGGCCAACGAGTGGGGCGAGCGCGGCCGCATCCTGGCCGCCGACGGCTCCCGGCTCGACACCGACACCGCCTCCGGCTCGATCCAGATGCTCACCGGCCGGATCGGCACCGTGGCCGAGGAGGACCTGGAGGACCTCGGTCCCGCCTACGAGGTGGGCGACCCGACCGGCAAGGGCGGCATCCAGCAGACCTACGAGGAGCGCCTGGCCGGCAAGCCCGCGACCGAGATCCAGGCGGTGGCGATCGGCCAGGACGACTCCGAGGAGGCCGAACCCGCCGTCGTCGACACGCTCGGGGGCGAGGACGGCCAGGACGTCACGACCGGCATCGACCCCGCTGTGCAGGACGCCGCGGCCCAGGCCATCATCGGCCAGGACGAGCCCACGGCGCTGGTCGCCGTGCGTCCCTCCACCGGCGAGATCCTCGCCGCGGCCAACGTGCCCGGCGGCTACAACCGGGCCATCGAAGGGCAGTACGCCCCGGGCTCGGCGTTCAAGGTCGTCAGCTACGAGGCACTGCTCAACGCCGGGCTGAGCATGGACGACACCATGAACTGCCCCAAGACCGCCGACGTCGGCGGCTGGCCCTTCAAGAACGCCGGCGACGCCGCCTACGGCGAGCAGAGCGTGACCGAGGCGTTCGCGACCTCCTGCAACACCGCCCTGGTCCAGGAGGTCGCCGAACGGCTGGATCCCCAGACGTTCACCACCGCCGCCGAGAACTTCGGGATGAACTCCGATCTCAAGATCGGCGTCCCGACCACCCAGCCCTCCTTCCCCACCCCCGACAGCACCACGCTGCTCGCGGCCTCCAGCATCGGCCAGGGCCGGGTCCTCACCTCGCCGCTGCACATGGCGACCGTCCCGGCGGCGGTCGCCGACGGGTCCTGGCGCTCCCCCGTCCTGGTCACCGACCCGGCGGTGCCCGACCAGCCCGAGCCGCACCAGATCGGCAACGCCGAGGCGCTGCGCTCCATGATGCGCGCGGTCGTCACCGACGGGACCGCCGAGGACGCCGGGTTCTCCGGCGAGGTCTACGGCAAGACCGGCTCGGCGGAGTTCGGCACCGCCGAGGAGGGCGAGGAGTTGGAGACGCACGCCTGGTTCGTCGGCTTCGAGGACGACATCGCCTTCTCCGTCGTCGTCGAGGGCGGCGGTGGCGGCGGCTCCGTCGCCGCGCCCCTGGGAGCGAAGTTCCTGCAGGGCCTCTAG
- a CDS encoding DUF3040 domain-containing protein: MALRENERRILAQIEHRLSQDDPELAGHLTSFGADDPGLIGEERRGGGWKPWAVCGLIAAVVVGLLVMLFTVTPGRPTEATPQPSSAPEAVVPDAAQPEAEPAR, translated from the coding sequence ATGGCTCTGAGAGAGAACGAGCGGCGGATTCTCGCCCAGATCGAGCACCGCCTCAGTCAGGACGATCCCGAACTCGCCGGGCACCTCACCTCGTTCGGCGCCGACGACCCCGGTCTGATAGGCGAGGAGCGCCGGGGCGGCGGGTGGAAGCCCTGGGCGGTGTGCGGCCTCATCGCGGCCGTGGTGGTCGGCCTGCTCGTCATGCTGTTCACGGTCACGCCCGGCCGTCCCACCGAGGCGACGCCGCAGCCGAGCAGCGCGCCGGAGGCCGTGGTGCCCGATGCCGCGCAGCCGGAGGCGGAGCCGGCCCGGTAG
- a CDS encoding glycoside hydrolase family 10 protein yields MGWLGRSAGVLAAVPLMAACVSAPSGAVPNPAPNGVAGSALPMPPSTGADRSLEQIPEDCEAEAQYSKRQLRGAWIATVRNIDWPSKAGLSAEKQQQELVAQFDRAVELGLNAVFFHVRPTADAVYASDKEPWARYLTGEQGGDPGYDPLEFAVAEAHRRGLELHAWFNPYRVGWRDPDLENLADDHPARKHPDWLIEYADQGYFDPGNPDVRAWVGDVVLDVVDRYDIDGVHFDDYFYPYPEQGEEFDDDASWEEHGGEFDDRGDWRRDNVNRLVADIDERIDETKPWVRFGVSPFGIWRNEKSDPSGSDTRGLESYSAQYADTRTWIQEGWVDYVTPQLYWHRGFETADYEKLVPWWADEVAGTDVDLYIGQAAYRVGEADWKGDDALARQLDFNTGHPEVTGDVYFSMKDLGGRAATAMERLGRDHYRRPALPPRAEGAPAAPAPVTGLRAERSDSRIRLQWQAGDEARMFAVYRMAGEGEDLCALNDAANLVGVVGADGEGAQGYVDEAPLDGPARYYVTALDAYRTESAPAPVVTP; encoded by the coding sequence ATGGGGTGGCTGGGACGATCCGCGGGCGTGCTCGCAGCGGTGCCGCTGATGGCGGCGTGCGTCAGCGCTCCCTCCGGTGCGGTGCCCAACCCGGCCCCCAACGGCGTGGCCGGAAGCGCCCTGCCGATGCCGCCCTCGACCGGCGCCGACCGATCCCTGGAGCAGATCCCCGAGGACTGCGAGGCCGAGGCGCAGTACTCCAAGCGGCAGTTGCGCGGTGCGTGGATCGCCACGGTGCGCAACATCGACTGGCCGTCCAAGGCCGGCCTGAGCGCCGAGAAGCAGCAGCAGGAACTGGTCGCCCAGTTCGACCGGGCCGTCGAGCTCGGCCTCAACGCCGTCTTCTTCCACGTCCGGCCGACCGCCGACGCCGTCTACGCGTCGGACAAGGAGCCCTGGGCCCGCTACCTCACCGGCGAGCAGGGCGGCGATCCGGGCTACGACCCGCTGGAGTTCGCCGTCGCCGAGGCGCACCGGCGCGGCCTGGAGCTGCACGCCTGGTTCAACCCCTACCGAGTGGGGTGGAGGGATCCGGACCTGGAGAACCTCGCCGACGACCACCCCGCCAGGAAGCACCCCGACTGGCTGATCGAGTACGCCGACCAGGGCTACTTCGACCCCGGCAACCCCGACGTGCGCGCATGGGTCGGCGACGTCGTGCTCGACGTCGTGGACCGCTACGACATCGACGGCGTGCACTTCGACGACTACTTCTACCCCTACCCCGAGCAGGGGGAGGAGTTCGACGACGACGCGAGCTGGGAGGAGCACGGCGGGGAGTTCGACGACCGCGGCGACTGGCGGCGCGACAACGTCAACAGGCTGGTCGCCGACATCGACGAGCGGATCGACGAGACCAAGCCGTGGGTGCGGTTCGGGGTCTCGCCGTTCGGCATCTGGCGCAACGAGAAGTCCGACCCGTCCGGCTCCGACACCCGCGGCCTGGAGTCCTACAGCGCCCAGTACGCCGACACCCGCACCTGGATCCAGGAGGGCTGGGTCGACTACGTCACGCCCCAGCTCTACTGGCACCGCGGGTTCGAGACCGCCGACTACGAGAAGCTGGTGCCGTGGTGGGCCGACGAGGTCGCCGGCACCGACGTCGACCTCTACATCGGCCAGGCCGCCTACAGGGTGGGCGAAGCCGACTGGAAGGGCGACGACGCGCTCGCCCGCCAGCTCGACTTCAACACCGGCCACCCCGAGGTCACCGGCGACGTCTACTTCTCCATGAAGGACCTCGGCGGCCGGGCCGCCACCGCCATGGAGCGCCTGGGCCGGGACCATTACCGGCGCCCCGCACTCCCGCCGCGCGCCGAGGGCGCCCCGGCGGCGCCGGCCCCCGTCACCGGCCTGCGGGCCGAGCGCTCGGACTCGCGGATCCGGCTGCAGTGGCAGGCCGGGGACGAGGCCCGCATGTTCGCCGTCTACCGGATGGCGGGCGAGGGGGAGGACCTGTGCGCGCTCAACGACGCCGCGAACCTGGTCGGCGTGGTCGGCGCCGACGGCGAGGGCGCGCAGGGCTACGTCGACGAGGCACCCCTGGACGGCCCGGCCCGCTACTACGTGACCGCGCTCGACGCCTACCGGACCGAGAGCGCACCGGCTCCCGTCGTCACCCCGTGA
- a CDS encoding ArsR/SmtB family transcription factor codes for MHAFDVLGDPVRRRILELLADGEMTSGAVCEVVQEEFAISQPAVSQHLRVLRENGFATVRPEGTRRLYSVNSEPLRDVDAWLDRFRRFWTPHLDALATELARGRRERRLRDSGEEPNQRRTP; via the coding sequence ATGCACGCGTTCGACGTGCTCGGGGACCCGGTGCGCCGCAGGATCCTCGAGCTGCTCGCAGACGGCGAAATGACCTCAGGCGCGGTGTGCGAGGTCGTCCAGGAGGAGTTCGCGATCTCCCAGCCGGCCGTGTCGCAGCACCTCAGGGTGTTGCGTGAGAACGGCTTCGCGACGGTGCGCCCCGAGGGGACGCGGCGCCTCTACTCGGTGAACTCCGAACCGCTGCGCGACGTCGACGCGTGGCTCGACCGCTTCCGGCGCTTCTGGACCCCGCACCTGGACGCGCTGGCGACGGAGCTGGCCCGGGGCAGGCGCGAACGCCGCCTGCGCGACTCCGGCGAGGAACCGAACCAGAGGAGGACCCCATGA
- a CDS encoding SRPBCC family protein yields the protein MIDVTHQISAVRRRVGTRTLEAGEARVVTVAQTYDATVDDVWDACTSAERIARWFMPVSGDLRVGGHYQLEGNAGGTVQRCDPPKGFAATWEYGGEVSWIEVRLTAEPQGGTRFELEHVAHVDDERWAEFGPGAVGIGWDMGLTGLALHLASGEAVDAEQGAAWAASEEGRRFMSLSSREWCDASIAAGTDEAEARAAAERVTAAYTAPAPDESADS from the coding sequence ATGATCGACGTCACCCACCAGATCAGCGCCGTGCGGCGGCGGGTCGGCACGCGCACGCTCGAAGCGGGCGAGGCGCGTGTCGTGACCGTCGCCCAGACCTACGACGCCACCGTCGACGACGTCTGGGACGCCTGCACCAGCGCCGAGCGCATCGCCCGGTGGTTCATGCCCGTCTCGGGCGACCTGCGCGTCGGCGGGCACTACCAGCTCGAAGGCAACGCCGGCGGAACGGTCCAGCGCTGCGACCCGCCCAAGGGCTTCGCAGCCACCTGGGAGTACGGCGGGGAGGTCAGCTGGATCGAGGTCCGGCTGACCGCCGAACCGCAGGGCGGGACCCGGTTCGAGCTCGAACACGTCGCCCACGTCGACGACGAACGGTGGGCGGAGTTCGGACCGGGCGCGGTCGGCATCGGCTGGGACATGGGACTGACGGGCCTGGCCCTGCACCTGGCCTCCGGAGAGGCCGTGGACGCTGAGCAGGGCGCGGCGTGGGCGGCGTCGGAGGAGGGCAGGCGGTTCATGTCGCTCAGCAGCCGAGAGTGGTGCGACGCCAGCATCGCGGCCGGCACCGACGAGGCCGAGGCCCGGGCCGCGGCGGAGCGCGTCACGGCCGCCTACACCGCCCCCGCTCCCGACGAGTCGGCCGACTCCTGA
- a CDS encoding integrase core domain-containing protein, protein MEAVVAGDYVIGGAPAPIAVVAGNRPCFRGVAFADAFAGDDPLFRHVRTRVRSPQANGVVERFLGTLKYEHLYRATIGDGSALAVEVNLFRHAYNTLRPHQALDERTPRAAYLVVEHRGRRVAFGGPAT, encoded by the coding sequence ATGGAGGCCGTCGTCGCCGGCGACTACGTGATCGGTGGAGCACCCGCTCCGATCGCCGTCGTGGCGGGCAACCGGCCATGCTTTCGCGGCGTGGCCTTCGCTGACGCGTTCGCCGGCGACGACCCGCTGTTCCGCCACGTCCGCACACGGGTGAGGAGCCCACAGGCCAACGGCGTGGTCGAGCGGTTTCTCGGCACGCTGAAGTACGAGCATCTCTACCGCGCTACCATCGGCGACGGCAGCGCCCTCGCCGTCGAAGTCAACCTGTTCCGCCACGCCTACAACACTCTGCGACCCCACCAGGCCCTCGACGAACGCACACCACGTGCGGCTTACCTCGTCGTCGAACACCGCGGTCGGCGTGTGGCCTTCGGCGGACCCGCTACTTGA